CTTGCTTATAGTTTCAAATTTTGGCTAGGTGTTGaccaaaagaatttttaatagtTCGGACTGCTGCAACTTTTTTGGTGTGGCTTCCATGTTATCTCGGTTAATGGATTCCAAAGGCTCTATGATATTTATTTCGACCGTTATCTCATGATAAGCCGAAATTTCCAACTTGGGTTCATAGACCCAAGCGCCTCCATGCGCGGGTTGATAAACCTATTTGTCCATCACAAAGATGAGTTTGATCATCTTCGCTACAGGACTTGCTGGAACGTATTGTGGCTTGACACGTCGGCTCTCGATCACGGAGACAAGTTTATTTGCCTATTCCAGCATTGAAGTCAGGGTAGCTGTAATTGCTCCAATTGTAGTCTTAACACAACGACTATTTTTCTGCAGctgttttcttgattttttttcaaatgatcTGATGGTGGCTATGTGGTTATCCCATTGCTTCCATCGGAAGCAATGCAACGATGATTACACCATATCCCACAAGACGTGCTACAAAAGACATGTTGGCACTTTTTCATTCCGTTCGGATGAGTACCAGGAATCTTGAGATCCCAAAAAACTCGGTTGGCTGGCAGAGAACGGGACCAAGTCTTCAACAGCAATGAGGTTGGTGTGCAGGGATGTGCCATCGATGTCTGATCAGCCTAAAAGATAATAACAGGGATTGAAGGAAGGATAAAAAGTAGTGTGGGCCTAAGTGTCTTAAACTTCAAGAAGATTTTTCACCATCACATGATCAGTCAAAGGTAGACAAAAAGTGTAGCCCTGAGATAAAGTAGAAAGATATAACGCCGAACTATGACAAGGGTACAGCTAAGATTCGTCGTCTCGGTACCGGGCCgtataccggtgccacactagcactgcATTGGTACAATACAATATGGAATCTTTTCGGCATACTGAATGTCAGTATGCCTCCCATATTGGGTATGGTACTAAACCGGTATGGTACCATACGTTCCATACCATCTGATTCGGGTCGGTACGACAAACCATAGGTATACTGGGCTATAATAAGGGTGGAGCACTGCGCTATGGTAGAAAGCTAAGTTGCATCTAGTCATAGGATAGAAAGTAGAGTCAAACTAAGATAAGATACATGTTCATTCAATCGATTGTCGAAGAATTTTTTGCAAGGTACaatttttacttatttatactaCTAGATAATAATTATATACTTTAACGGTTGCTCCTATGTTTGGCCTCCACTTTTGATGGTTTTGGTAACCGCCGCTTGTGCTCTACTGTATGGTTTGTGAGTATGGTTGCTTTGCAACAATTAAGTCGATAATCATATCTTTTCAGCTTAAGAGACTTCAGTCACCTTAGTTATTTTCACGTATTGTAGTTGATCATGGCTAAATCTATGCTTCTGGCCTGCCTATGACTAGGCTCTCCTCCTTCGATCTACACCTCCACTTAGTAGAATTTGTTATGGTTGAATTTTTTCTAGTTGTTGACCCaaaggtttgattttgataaatacAAAGGATTTGAGTACAAGCCTATTAATCGTGTGCTTTTGGAATACTTAAAGATATGTGCACAAGGCAAAAACAATCCCTAAATAACTTTGTCAGTTGAAGAAGCAATTAACTTAATTTGCCCAAGTTGGAGAGGATTTCACAAGTTTTATTGAAATTATGGAGTAGAGGAGTTGACCCTAAGATAGGTGGAATCGACTCCTGAATGACCATAGGTTTGCACAAAAAACCATATTTTTGAAAGATTTCAGGAGTCAACCCTAACACCACTTGAGTCAACCTCGACACACTGGAGAAGACTGGCATGTTTCCATGAGCCAATCCCGTAACTCAAGGGTCGATCCTAAAGCAGTCTTAGATTGAAGCAAAAAGCAGTTAAAAATAATCATTTCTCAAGTTGACCCAAGCAACACAAGAGCCGACTCTTGTCGATTAGGAGTCGAACCCAagatcagccgagtcgaccctaaAATAGTCTCAGGTGAAAAACAAAATACAGTAAAAATGATCATTTCTTGAGTCGATCCTAGTAGTAGAAGAGTTGACCTGAGTGTTTCATGATGATGCGATCagatagaatttgatccgtatcccaagattcttgactcttcttgatttctggaagggtGGTTCCGACCTGATTGTAGACACGATTTTTGAAGATCCGTCCAtcagatcgatctcaattttggatatgttgtaggtCTCCGCGTTAGCTTTCCAGCGGTAGATCGTGGGTCTAGAGAGGACATCGGGATCTTGAGATATCAGCTTCCGACTGATGATTGCGcagggaaggacgggctgataatccgacaggatggagttgtttgtagaggctggaagggatcaaggaggagaggaagaagagggagaaggtggctggcctctcgggacagaggtggtgcagccggatgaaggagggggcagcggccttggacggcggcctagggagagggggaaggcgtcgcaagaagagaagagagaaggaaagagagctagggcaaaagcctttcaattaatttttgcatgctgaaataggtgctcaccacatctatttatggtggctacctgaccccttaacttgacttgatctaattgaattcaagaaacaactaaacccaaagcgactctaataaaggctAAGTCGGCTAGCTCGAGCAAGGCTatgctaaaataaaattaacatcaaggactcaaaagcaaaaataactaaATGATTCAGTCtgaggcggtctagtggatccaaccgcatcactccaccacgcttcccttaaccttgtcctcaaggtcggaagtcaggaaaacgatcaagtatctcaatctcaaactcccatgtggtctggtctgctgctctccccagccactccactagtatctgggtttccagtcgtccttctactcgtattctgcgtttcgccagcactcgaactggctccactacctcgtcctccggtggcTCATGTATGATTGGGCCGACAGATGTCTTGGGTCCAAGCCGGGCCCTCAGAAGCGATACGTGGAATACCGGATGAACTCTCGATGTAGTCGGCAAGTTCAAGCGATACACCACGGGTCCAATGTGCTCCAATATCTGAAAGGGCCCGTAGAAGCGATGAGAGAGCTTCTGGTTCGCCATAGGCCGCAGTGTCAACTGTCGATAAGGCTGCACCTTGACATATACCCAGTCGCCCACCTCGTATACTGGACTTTGTGCTTCCGATCATGTAGCTGCTTCATCCTGTTCTGCGCAGTCGTTATGTGGAACTTTAACCGCCGTAAGGTAGCATCGCGGTCTAAGAGCTCAAAATCTGCCTCTGTCCGgtccgcatgtgacagtggatcatagactcgcagcgtcggtggtactcgtccatacaccgcctcaaagggtgtcatccctatggctgagtggaaagcggtgttgtacgaatattcggcccaaggtaaataagaaagccactctcggggccgatcaccaatcatacagcgcaagtactgctcgatgcagcggtttaccacctccgtctgcccatcggtctgagggtggtaagccgagctcatggcaagcttcgtcccttgctgtttgaagtaagcctgccagaatgcgctaacaaaaatgcggtcACAATCAGAAACCATAGTCCGAGGCATACCATGTAATCGAGCAATGTCCCGTATGTAGACCTCTGCCACCCGTCGAGCAGAAAATGGATGTGCGAGCACCGAAAAGTGGGCATACTTGCTGAGGCGGTCCACAACgaccatgatcactgagtacccTCAAACTAATGGCAACCCCTCAATGAAGTCCATCGACACATCCTTCCAAACCTGATCAAAAATCGGTAAAGGCTGAAGTAGACTCGCAGGTCGCATTGAATCCGCCTTCGCCCTTTGGCACACATCGCATTGCTGTACATAAGCTCTGACCGCTACCTTCATGCCTACCCACGTACGGCTCTGGCTCAGCCTCTTGTAAGTCCTGAAAAATCCCTTGTGTCCAGCAAAAGGAGTATCATGGAAGTGCTGGATCAATACCTGCCGCAAGGCTGAATCGGTGGGCACACAGATCAACCCATGGTCCAGAATCAACCCATCTCGGTCCTCCATCTCGGGATGACTGCTCGGGTCTGCTGCCAACTCCCTCTGGATCTGTACTAGGTCCGGATCCCGGCATGTGGCGGTCCTCAAgtctgaaataaaagaaaaaaccgGTGTAGTCAAAGCCGCCAATTCGCCGAACTCGGGTTGACGCGATAGTGCATCCGCCACTCGATTTTCTGCGCCCTTTTTGTACACCATCTCATAGTCGTAGCCGAGAAGCTTCAACACCCACCTCTGCTGGGCTGGAGTATGTATGCGctgctcaagaaaaaatggaaggctCTGCTGATCAGTTCGAACGATGAATCGGCGGCCAATAAGGTACGGCCTCCACTTTGTGACTGCATGGATGACTGCCATCATTTCCCTCTCATATGTGGACAGCGAGCGGGTCCTAGGGGACAACGCCTTGCTTATGAAAGCAATTGGCCGTCCCTCCTGCATCAAAACAGCACCAATGCCGTCACCGGAAGCATCGCACTCGACTACAAACAGTTTGGCGAAATCGGGTAGCGCCAAAATCGGGGCCGTCGTCATGGCTTCCTTGAGCTTCTCGAATGCTTCCGTCGCTACCTCGGTCCATCTAAACTCGCCCTTTCGCAGCAGCAGGATTAGTGGCGCGGCGATCTTTCCATATCCCTCCACAAACCGGCGGTAATAACCGGTTAGGCCCAAAAATCCTCACAGCTCCTTTGGTTCTTGGGTAGCGGCCACTCAGTCATGCAATGTATCTTTGCTTGGTCCAGCTCCACACCTGCAGCAGAGATGACATGGCCTAGGTACTCGACCTTCGGCTCGGCCCATAGGCACTTGGATCGCTTTACCTTCAATTGATTTCTacgcagaattttcagcacttcctccaaGTGCTCTAGGTGCTCCTGCCATGAACGACTGTAAACCAGTATGTCATCGAAAAATACAAGGACATACCGTCGTAGTAATGGTTTGAATATGTCATTCATGACCCCCTGAAACGTCGCTGGTGCATTCGTGAGGCCGAATGGCATCACCCGGAACTCATAATGACCATCGTGTGTCCGAAACGCCGTCTTGTGCACATCTTCGGGCCTGACACGGATCTGGTGGTATCCGGCATGGAGATCAAGTTTGCTGAAGTAGTCCGCACCAGCAAGCTCATCCAACAGCTCCTCTATGACTGGAATCGGATACCGGTCCTTAACGGTGATCGCGTTAAGTGCCCGGTAGTCAACACAGAATCGCCACGTCCCGCCCTTCTTGTGTACCAGCAACACCGGCGATGAATATGAGCttctactgggctgaatgatgccGCTCTCCAAACATCTCTCGTACCATCTTTGAGATCCCCTCCTTCTGAACGTGCGGGTAGCGGTAAGGCCTCACATTCGCCGGTTCCGCTCCCGGTACAATCTCTATGTGATGATCGTGCTCCCTCTCGGGTGGAAGACCATGAGGCTCCTCAAATAAATCTGCGAACCCCTATAAGAGAGCAGCCAAATCAGTAGGTATACTTGCCTCCGTCGTGGTCTCCGTCGACAGAGGTAAGAGCTGCATCAAGTAGCTGCGCGCGCCGGGTCCGGGCAAGCCGACTAGGGGCTGAAATGTAGCCCTTGGGCTAGGCCGAATGCCATCCAATCTAACTCGCCATCCGCTCCGTCTGAAAGTCACCCACATCTCGGCGAAGTCGAATGTAACTGGGCCAAGACTCTGCAGCCACTACGTACCAAGGACAAATCAGCTCCTCGTAATGCCAACGGGTAGAGATCGAGCTTGAATTGGCTGCCCTGGATCGTCAAAGTGATGCCTCGGCATATGCCCTCCGCCCTCAATGTGGCTCCGTCACCCAATGCCACGTCGAAGCCCAATGTCGGCTCTGCTATGAGACCGATCTGTTTGACGAGCCTCTCGTCCAAAAAATTGTGGGTGCTGCCCGTATCTATGAGAATACGCACCACACGTCTTTTAATCATGCCGTCCACGCGTACCATTTTCGGTGTCGCCGATCTGGAGTAGGCATGCAATGAAATCTGAGGTGGCACGTCCTCTTCCTCGACCTCTAAATCTTGGGGCTCGTCCTCAGCAACTtcatcaccatcttcagccACGGCCTCGTCCTCCAATCCGTCGATCAACATCACCGCTCCGACGGGCCGCGCATACCGGTGTCCCGGTGTAAATTTCTTGTCGCAGCGAAAACATAGGCCTTTTGCTCGACGTTCCTCCACTTGTCCTGGTGTCAAGGTCCTCCCGGGTGGACGCTCAACCCTCTTGACATCACCTGACAAGCGAAGAGGGGTCCTCGGCTCTGTGTTGGCTGCTGCAGTCGTTGGCGCCCTCGGCTGGCCGATGGAGCCCCCTGCGATTTGGCCGGCCCGGGGGTTGGTCCAGCTGCCTCGTGCCGCTGATCGAGtggtcttgatcttctcttccaccatCAGGGCCAAGGCAAAGGCATCCTCCAGAGATTGTGGCCGCAAAGTCCTCACCTCGGCTTGAATGTCGACACGAAGTCCTCCGAGGTATACGCTTTTCAGCGCGGAGTCGCTCCACCCCACCACTCGGATGCTGATCCTATCAAACTCCTCTTGAAAGGCTCTAACGGTAGTCTTTTGGATGACCCTTGATAGCATAGACTGGAAGTCATTGTACTCGGTAGGACCGAAACGCCGACAAATTGCTGCAGAAAAATCCTCCCAACCGTTGAAAGGTCGGGCTCGGTCGGcggtttgaaaccatcgcagggcagtctcttctaggtgaaaagatgagatcaataccttTTGGTCCTCCGCTGTGCCATGGTAGTGAAAGAACCGCTCAGCTCGATACACCCAATCGAGAGGATCGTCGTCTTTAAACTTGGAAAATTTCAGCCTAAGAGTCAGTCCGCGATTTTctccctctcgatctccattacggtcccgatctcgttcatatcctcggtgtgggtactcccccacatgctggttcctcatctgaaaattctggatgggatcatcctccatatccgaccCGTCGTCGATGCCAATCGGGCTCATCCCCCGAGCCCTAGCGCGTGCGCCAATCGGTATGAGCTCGGGTCGAGGTCTAGGTCGATCTTCTCCTTGGTCCAGCCGCATCTGCTCTGGTGGGTTGGGAAGGAGAGGCTCGCGAGGAGGGGGTCCCCTCCGTCCTGGTCGTCCACGGGTAGGGGCCGGAGATTCCACCCGGGTCCGACGCAGAGCTCCCCTCGGTGGAGTTTCTTGCCGCAGatttagcaatagttgcaacatcatctcgatatggcgttgcatagtatccatcttctccatcaattgttgttggctctgctgcatagttgtttgattcccacgcaagaactccaagagacggtcggtggaatcaagatcgggtctcaagccgccgaggccgcgggtgatcgcgagccttcttgatgtgggtcgacgccccttgaagatgccgcttcttgctgcttcgaggttgtagagcgggtgttcaccatcttccaaggccaaggattgaactgctctgataccaaattgatgcgatccgatagaatttgatccgtatcccaagattcttgactcttcttgatttctggaaggatggttccgacctgattgcagaTACGATTTCTgaagatccgtccgtcagatcgatctcaattttggatatgttgtagatctccatGTTAGCTTTCCAGCGGTAGTCGTGGTCTAGAGAGGACGTCGGGATCTTGagatatcagcctccgactgatgactgcgcaggaaaggacgggctgataatccgacaggatggagttgtttgtagaggctggaagggatcaaggaggagaggaagaagagggagaaggtggctggcctctcgggacagaggtggtgcagccggatgaaggagggggcggcggccttggacggcggcctagggagagggggaaggcgtcgcaagaagagaagagagaagggaagagagctagggcaaaagcctttcaattaatttttgtatgctgaaataggtgctcaccacatctatttataggtggctacctgaccccttaacttgacttgatctaattgaattcaagaaacaactaaacccaaagcgactctaataaaggccaagtcggctagcccgagcaaggctatgctgaaataaaattaacatcaaggactcaaaagcaaaaataaccaaatgattcaGTCCGAGgtggtctagtggatccaaccgcatcacatgagtcaacccctaaagatcacgagtcgacccctctgCATCTAATAGTTTAAACGGTTAGTTTTTTGCAAGCTCAAAACAGAAATTCACTCCTTCAAGGGTTATTTTCATCCCTCTAATAACTAAGAATGATTTTCCAACCACTTCTGAAGGTATAAATGCTTTCAAGACAAATTAGAATGCACAACAAAGAGTATATCAAGTGCCATTAAGTGATATTCAAGAGAACTTCAAGCACACATCTACATACTCTTGAGAGCAATTAAGTGAGAATTCAGGTCAAGTAGCGAAGCACTAAAGAAGAGCTTTCACTGCTTCCAACATGTGCTTTAATGGCTTTTAATTTTGCTCAATAAGAAGCggcatattttattaattataaatctttatttttgtttgtaaCAAGTTTCAAGAGACTCGGAActtggaaagaaaaaattattCAAACCTTTAATTGGATTCTAAGTGTAATAAAACCTAGGGAAGACTGTGAGTGGGTTGGTTTTCGttgatttttaaagaaaatcaattagatttgattgtgagcccccAAAAAATAATCAAGTTGTAATCTTAGAAtagattataataaaattttcaagaaagatGTCCTGGGGAGTTGATATATGTGCTAAATTTAGCACCAAATCTTCTCATTTATTGAacttattcttttaaatttattgtGGTACATACTTATCTTAGTTCACTTCACAAGCACTTTAAAAGTTGTTCTTTCCATTGCATGTTAttgtaaaaaattttaaaacccaattcaccttcTCTCTCGAGTTGCATTACTGTGCAACATCATTTTAGCAAGAGTCATATGGTTTTTACATGCTCTAATTTCGTCAAACCTGATTTATATAGTGCTTGTTCTTGGCTACCAGCTAGATTATTAAGAtaaaacataaataaatataaatgagtCATGAGAGATAGTATAAATAATTATAGTATCCAAATttgattaaataattattttacgtAAGGCACACGTTAAGTAGCATAGATGCCTGTAATCCTCCTGTGTTGACCTAAGGTTTTTATTCTCAAAACTAATTCAATAAATACACCAACCAATGAATGGTGGATATTATTAATTTTCAtctcatttttattatttttcatgtCATTTGCTAAATTTTTATGCCATTCTTATGGAGGCACTTTAATAGCAAAAGTGCAAAAGCAGTTATGCCTTACTCTCCTAAACGAAAaaggcaaaagaaaaagaaaaagaaaaagttatgccttttttttttttgtaatgagGAACAGCCTCTTCACCTTTACCATTCCCAACCGTCATCATTGTTAATTAGTTCTTTAGCTTGAGGCCCTTGGTATATATTTTCCTCAGCAACCCAGAGAGGAATTCAATCCGCCCTTACGTACGCTTGCCTGGGCTCATTTTATCATCCACCTATGGAAGGAGGAATATCCGACTTGGGTTCGGGCGACTTCGCCGTCCCCCCGGCCGGACCGCCCGTCCccgcccccgccgccgccgccgccgccgccgctcccGGGGAAGTGTCACCCTACCCCGTTCCCCGAATTCTCCGGGAGGCGAACCTCGGCCGCCCTCCTCCGGGCTCACGAGGCTACCACCCTGCCGTCGCCCTAAGCCTCGCCGCCGCGCACCGGTGGGCTCCCTACGACTCCTTCATGTCTGCCCTACGGGACCTCATGCTGGCCGACTTCCAAGAGTCCATCTCGCGCTCCAACGCGCGGGAATCGTTGAGCTCCCTGACTCACCATCACGTGCCCTTCGCCGCCTGCCGCCGGTTCCCGGACGACAAGATCTACGTCTGCATCGATCGGGCGCCGATCAGCTTTCTCGTGCTGAGGCTGAACCGGGCGCTGGCGATGGATCGGAAAGAAGGGAAGGAATACTACGATGCTGTTCAAGATGCGATGAATGTGGTGATGAGCGACGATGTCAGCTCGCCGCCGGTGATCTATAATCGGAACATTTTCGAGTCAGTGTTCCAGTTGCAATGGATAGAATGAGTGATCGGAGAAGCTCTTCGGGTTGTTTTGCTGAGTTCGTCGctgtcttccttttcttttatttcctgGTGATATCTTGTATTTTCGGCAGTTCTATTGCCGCTTTTGCTTGCCTCCTCTACTTTTCCCTTTTGTGGGCTTTCGTGTCATCTACCCTCCATGTACTAGGTGTGGCTTGGAATAAAATATCAAGTTTTCATTAACCTTGCAAGTTTAGTGAAGAAGTGGACAAAAGTATATGAGAACTTGGTTAATAGTACATGATCAACTTTAATTGGATTGGATTATAGATTCTTCGCAATGCAAGGTGAAGAGTTTTGTTGCAACTTAGGTGCATGACATATTTTAataagcaaacaaaaaaaattatatgttattatttctatttaaaaccaatcatatatatgtaattaattatatgagGCCCATTATGCAATGCTGAAAAAATTTCCTACCATTGAGATTGGAGAGTATTGGCTACTGTGGCTAAGCTACGAGATGTAATATTAATATTGATTATTACATATGATAGCTTGGTAGTATGCAGGTCTTTAGACTTTTTTTATTGGATCTTAATCATATTTTAGTCTTGTCATTATTATTGTTCCTAGTATATATTGTTGGCCTATTATCTATCAGTTTAAGTTTTTGGAATCGATTAGTCATTCAATCTGGTATCAGAGCTCATGTTTGAGGTTGGGAGTTCAAATATTCTATCCATGCTAATTACTTAGAAAGTTCAAATTCCCTCTATGctgattatttatttaattattcagGGTATAGTTTTGACTTATTTTAGTATCGTTGTCATTGTTGTCCCCCCATTTGCATGATCTGGAGCACTGGGAGGGAAGTGGGTTTTGGGAATTGTTAAGCTAGATATATATTGGCGACTCGTTTCCTAtcaacttaagcttttggggTCAATTAGTTACTCAATATATATACAAACATATTTATTGGCTATGTTTTGGATGCTTCCATTCGGCTCAGGTGGCAGAGGCACTGTCCGCCCTCATCATGAGAGGGGGCGTGGCTCTGAGCCGAATGGCGCACAGCTAAGGCTGGTCGGTGGTGTGTGATGCTGTCCGTTCTCGAGAACAGTAAGGTATTGACAGTtgtagcagggtatggccggAGTAGTTATGGTGTTGTCCTTTGACTGTCGAGGGGCAGCTATCGAAGCGTGGCGTGGGGGCGTTGTAATGTACCGCCATGTAGGAGAGCATGGGCGCACACATGGGTGCGGTTGTTGGCGAGGCCGAACCCGTTGAGAGGTCGCATCATGCGTTTGGCGAGGTTGGCTAGACGGGTGCTTAGGGTAGCTCGGCTCTCCGGATTCGGAagtgtgctcggtggagcgccccgagctcaAGTGTCGGAGCGTACTACTAAAgtgagcgccccgagctcggtcggggccGGTCGGCGAATATTGGAGACGcctcgaacttggtcgggcgAGTCGGCAAATATTCGAGGCCGATGGAGCttttgttgggatttgtatcctaaatgtcaatcgtcagcatattgatgattgaattttgtaaatgaattgacaaattaataaagtgttatttggcattattcatcatttcatcttcaaatgaactcttatatgatgaagtccttaggacttatgttatgataaaggaggatttatctttgagtccttaaacttgttcgcgaccaaatgatatgttgttactaggacgacagcattatcgagattaggtcgttatgtgacatatacgttggttgtcctcttaaccaatgagtgtggagacactggtatgccacacaggtgaagtgtagg
This window of the Phoenix dactylifera cultivar Barhee BC4 unplaced genomic scaffold, palm_55x_up_171113_PBpolish2nd_filt_p 000194F, whole genome shotgun sequence genome carries:
- the LOC120105112 gene encoding uncharacterized protein LOC120105112, with amino-acid sequence MEGGISDLGSGDFAVPPAGPPVPAPAAAAAAAAPGEVSPYPVPRILREANLGRPPPGSRGYHPAVALSLAAAHRWAPYDSFMSALRDLMLADFQESISRSNARESLSSLTHHHVPFAACRRFPDDKIYVCIDRAPISFLVLRLNRALAMDRKEGKEYYDAVQDAMNVVMSDDVSSPPVIYNRNIFESVFQLQWIE